In Diachasmimorpha longicaudata isolate KC_UGA_2023 chromosome 7, iyDiaLong2, whole genome shotgun sequence, the following proteins share a genomic window:
- the LOC135164904 gene encoding ribosomal protein S6 kinase alpha-5-like isoform X1 has protein sequence MKNPEHESGYFEDGSDVEIVFEENAVGDERKWGSGSYGLSKAIRQLDVTDSPASPEPTEDEQNQDKVNLTDSGGQRVDMTHFDLLKVLGTGAYGKVFLVRKRIGADVGRLYAMKVLKKATIVQKKKTTEHTKTERQVLEAVRDSPFLVTLHYAFQTDAKLHLILDYVNGGELFTHLYQREHFTEDEVRIYIGEIIIALEHLHKLGIIYRDIKLENILLDREGHIVLTDFGLSKEFLPHERDNNARAYSFCGTIEYMAPEVVRGGSAGHDIAVDWWSVGVLAYELLTGASPFTVEGERNTQHEISRRILKTNPPIPSHLSPEVQDFLAKLLVKDPRQRLGGGPDDAKELKEHQFFRKAPKSFSWSALEKREIEPPFVPQIAHELDTSNFSEEFTKMVAADSPAVVPPNYDKIFRGYSYVAPSVLFGDNVVSEDIVKDSVPEGHHQATSPSAVLASRFEESTFLQHYDIDSKREALGDGSFSVCRLCRHRQTKQEYAVKIVSRRVDCGREANLLRACQGHPNVVKLIDVYQDRAHTYIVMELLSGGELLRSNRKMSEKEAVKVMKQLASVVQFMHSRGVVHRDLKPENLVYAHSGPDSPVKVVDFGFARLKRSCEPLHTPCFTLPYAAPEVLARQGYDESCDLWSLGAILYSLLSGKPPFKVGGLDLASRIRTGEVNFDGDEWRHISPAGKEIVKSLLATDPHQRLTAAALVRHCWLTGSSTTPIEPLHSQSTFAIHERANAFKLKNVDGAKLAQRRKLHKRSTSSSVSSSASTTSSSPSSVQVLRPPSATTSMTTSASPAQPNAFDFGEDRVNEYLSSLSSSSDSNSPRSILQESERVREPLEAPKAKRRKKDDMDDQNSNSKSNSSGSGPVTRSRKRKLEQASGSDSSIEFSEGREKPEENLHRKQKTGKRPRRHGGAAND, from the exons atgaaaaatccgGAGCACGAGAGCGGTTACTTCGAGGATGGTAGTGATGTGGAGATTGTTTTTGAGGAGAATGCTGTTGGGGATGAGAGAAAATGGGGTTCTGGATCGTATGGACTCTCTAAGGCCATACGACAGCTTGACGTCACCGATTCACCCGCATCACCGGAACCCACGGAGGATGAGCAAAACCAGGACAAAG tcAATCTAACTGACAGTGGTGGCCAGAGGGTAGACATGACGCACTTTGATCTGCTGAAAGTCCTTGGAACCGGAG CTTATGGAAAAGTCTTCCTCGTGAGAAAAAGAATTGGCGCTGATGTTGGTCGTCTTTATGCGATGAAAGTATTGAAAAAAGCAACGATTGTTCAAAAGAAAAAGACAACAGAGCACACTAAAACCGAACGACAAGTTCTCGAGGCTGTGAGGGACAGTCCATTCTTGGTTACACTCCACTACGCCTTCCAAACTGACGCTAAACTTCACCTAATTTTAG aTTACGTGAACGGGGGTGAATTATTTACCCATCTCTACCAACGGGAGCACTTCACGGAGGATGAAGTGCGGATATACATTGGAGAAATCATAATTGCGTTGGAGCATTTACATAAG TTGGGTATTATTTATCGTGACATAAAACTTGAAAACATACTTTTGGATCGTGAGGGGCACATAGTACTCACGGACTTCGGTCTTAGCAAAGAATTTCTGCCACACGAGAGGGACAACAATGCACGTGCATACTCATTTTGTGGGACCATTGAGTACATGGCACCGGAAGTTGTCCGAGGCGGTTCTGCTGGTCACGATATT GCTGTCGACTGGTGGAGCGTTGGGGTATTGGCTTACGAGCTTCTCACAGGTGCCTCACCATTTACCGTAGAAGGAGAAAGAAATACTCAACACGAGATATCACGTAGAATTCTCAAAACAAATCCACCAATTCCAAGCCACTTGAGCCCAGAAGTGCAAGACTTTCTGGCAAAGCTATTGGTTAAAGACCCGAGACAGAGATTGGGCGGTGGGCCTGATGATGCTAAAGAGCTCAAGGAGCATCAGTTCTTCAGAAAAGCTCCCAAGTCATTCAGTTGGTCTGCCCTCGAGAAACGGGAGATTGAACCACCCTTTGTGCCTCAAATTGCTCATGAACTTGATACCAGCAATTTTTCGGAAGAATTCACAAAAATGGTGGCTGCTGATAGTCCAGCTGTTGTACCACCCAATTACGATAAGATATTTCGG GGTTATTCCTACGTAGCTCCATCAGTCCTCTTCGGTGACAATGTAGTATCCGAAGACATAGTCAAAGACTCAGTCCCGGAGGGTCATCATCAGGCCACATCACCCTCAGCAGTCCTAGCCAGTCGTTTCGAGGAGTCGACGTTCCTTCAGCACTACGACATTGATTCGAAGAGAGAAGCTCTCGGTGATGGTAGTTTCTCAGTCTGTCGGCTCTGCAGACATCGCCAAACGAAACAAGAGTACGCCGTTAAAATAGTTAGTAGACGAGTGGACTGTGGCCGAGAGGCGAATCTCCTTCGTGCCTGCCAGGGCCATCCAAACgtagtaaaattaattgacgtCTACCAAGACCGTGCTCACACGTACATAGTCATGGAATTGCTGTCCGGGGGTGAACTACTCCGTTCAAATCGAAAAATGTCTGAGAAGGAGGCGGTAAAAGTGATGAAACAATTGGCATCAGTAGTTCAATTCATGCACTCCCGTGGTGTTGTCCATCGTGATTTGAAGCCTGAGAATTTAGTCTACGCTCACTCTGGACCGGATTCTCCAGTGAAAGTAGTGGACTTTGGCTTTGCCAGATTGAAGAGATCCTGCGAGCCCCTTCACACACCTTGCTTTACACTTCCTTACGCAGCACCTGAAGTCCTAGCCCGTCAGGGCTATGACGAGAGCTGTGATCTTTGGAGTTTAGGGGCCATCCTGTACTCCCTCTTGTCTGGAAAGCCTCCATTCAAGGTTGGGGGTCTGGATCTAGCAAGTAGGATCCGAACTGGAGAAGTTAACTTTGATGGAGATGAGTGGAGGCACATCAGTCCAGCTGGGAAAGAAATAGTGAAATCACTGCTGGCAACAGATCCACATCAGAGGCTGACAGCAGCAGCTCTCGTTCGCCACTGTTGGCTGACCGGTAGCTCAACCACACCTATTGAACCCCTCCACAGTCAGTCCACCTTTGCCATCCACGAGAGAGCCAATGCTTTCAAGCTCAAAAACGTGGATGGAGCCAAGTTGGCGCAGAGAAGAAAACTCCATAAACGATCCACTTCGTCTTCCGTCTCCTCCTCAGCTTCCACCACCTCCTCCAGTCCCTCTTCTGTTCAagtattgagaccccccagtGCCACGACTTCTATGACAACTTCAGCATCCCCAGCCCAACCCAATGCCTTTGACTTTGGGGAGGACAGGGTCAACGAGTACTTGAGCTCGTTGTCCTCGTCGTCTGATTCTAATTCACCGAGAAGTATTCTTCAAGAGAGCGAGAGGGTCAGAGAGCCCCTCGAAGCACCCAAGGccaagaggagaaaaaaagacGATATGGACGACCAAAACAGCAATAGCAAGAGTAATAGCAGTGGCAGTGGGCCTGTGACCAGATCTAGAAAGAGGAAACTCGAGCAGGCAAGTGGCTCCGACAGCTCTATTGAGTTTTCTGAGGGAAGGGAGAAGCCTGAAGAGAATCTTCATAGGAAACAGAAGACTGGAAAACGACCCAGGAGGCACGGTGGTGCTGCCAACGATTAG
- the LOC135164904 gene encoding ribosomal protein S6 kinase alpha-5-like isoform X2 produces the protein MEKIMQPPLPPPPLSQEDNILADTSTSETTVTHVLTFVNLTDSGGQRVDMTHFDLLKVLGTGAYGKVFLVRKRIGADVGRLYAMKVLKKATIVQKKKTTEHTKTERQVLEAVRDSPFLVTLHYAFQTDAKLHLILDYVNGGELFTHLYQREHFTEDEVRIYIGEIIIALEHLHKLGIIYRDIKLENILLDREGHIVLTDFGLSKEFLPHERDNNARAYSFCGTIEYMAPEVVRGGSAGHDIAVDWWSVGVLAYELLTGASPFTVEGERNTQHEISRRILKTNPPIPSHLSPEVQDFLAKLLVKDPRQRLGGGPDDAKELKEHQFFRKAPKSFSWSALEKREIEPPFVPQIAHELDTSNFSEEFTKMVAADSPAVVPPNYDKIFRGYSYVAPSVLFGDNVVSEDIVKDSVPEGHHQATSPSAVLASRFEESTFLQHYDIDSKREALGDGSFSVCRLCRHRQTKQEYAVKIVSRRVDCGREANLLRACQGHPNVVKLIDVYQDRAHTYIVMELLSGGELLRSNRKMSEKEAVKVMKQLASVVQFMHSRGVVHRDLKPENLVYAHSGPDSPVKVVDFGFARLKRSCEPLHTPCFTLPYAAPEVLARQGYDESCDLWSLGAILYSLLSGKPPFKVGGLDLASRIRTGEVNFDGDEWRHISPAGKEIVKSLLATDPHQRLTAAALVRHCWLTGSSTTPIEPLHSQSTFAIHERANAFKLKNVDGAKLAQRRKLHKRSTSSSVSSSASTTSSSPSSVQVLRPPSATTSMTTSASPAQPNAFDFGEDRVNEYLSSLSSSSDSNSPRSILQESERVREPLEAPKAKRRKKDDMDDQNSNSKSNSSGSGPVTRSRKRKLEQASGSDSSIEFSEGREKPEENLHRKQKTGKRPRRHGGAAND, from the exons ATGGAGAAGATCATGCAACCACCCCTACCACCGCCACCACTGTCTCAGGAGGACAATATTTTGGCCGATACCAGCACCAGTGAAACCACTGTCACACACGTTTTGACATTTG tcAATCTAACTGACAGTGGTGGCCAGAGGGTAGACATGACGCACTTTGATCTGCTGAAAGTCCTTGGAACCGGAG CTTATGGAAAAGTCTTCCTCGTGAGAAAAAGAATTGGCGCTGATGTTGGTCGTCTTTATGCGATGAAAGTATTGAAAAAAGCAACGATTGTTCAAAAGAAAAAGACAACAGAGCACACTAAAACCGAACGACAAGTTCTCGAGGCTGTGAGGGACAGTCCATTCTTGGTTACACTCCACTACGCCTTCCAAACTGACGCTAAACTTCACCTAATTTTAG aTTACGTGAACGGGGGTGAATTATTTACCCATCTCTACCAACGGGAGCACTTCACGGAGGATGAAGTGCGGATATACATTGGAGAAATCATAATTGCGTTGGAGCATTTACATAAG TTGGGTATTATTTATCGTGACATAAAACTTGAAAACATACTTTTGGATCGTGAGGGGCACATAGTACTCACGGACTTCGGTCTTAGCAAAGAATTTCTGCCACACGAGAGGGACAACAATGCACGTGCATACTCATTTTGTGGGACCATTGAGTACATGGCACCGGAAGTTGTCCGAGGCGGTTCTGCTGGTCACGATATT GCTGTCGACTGGTGGAGCGTTGGGGTATTGGCTTACGAGCTTCTCACAGGTGCCTCACCATTTACCGTAGAAGGAGAAAGAAATACTCAACACGAGATATCACGTAGAATTCTCAAAACAAATCCACCAATTCCAAGCCACTTGAGCCCAGAAGTGCAAGACTTTCTGGCAAAGCTATTGGTTAAAGACCCGAGACAGAGATTGGGCGGTGGGCCTGATGATGCTAAAGAGCTCAAGGAGCATCAGTTCTTCAGAAAAGCTCCCAAGTCATTCAGTTGGTCTGCCCTCGAGAAACGGGAGATTGAACCACCCTTTGTGCCTCAAATTGCTCATGAACTTGATACCAGCAATTTTTCGGAAGAATTCACAAAAATGGTGGCTGCTGATAGTCCAGCTGTTGTACCACCCAATTACGATAAGATATTTCGG GGTTATTCCTACGTAGCTCCATCAGTCCTCTTCGGTGACAATGTAGTATCCGAAGACATAGTCAAAGACTCAGTCCCGGAGGGTCATCATCAGGCCACATCACCCTCAGCAGTCCTAGCCAGTCGTTTCGAGGAGTCGACGTTCCTTCAGCACTACGACATTGATTCGAAGAGAGAAGCTCTCGGTGATGGTAGTTTCTCAGTCTGTCGGCTCTGCAGACATCGCCAAACGAAACAAGAGTACGCCGTTAAAATAGTTAGTAGACGAGTGGACTGTGGCCGAGAGGCGAATCTCCTTCGTGCCTGCCAGGGCCATCCAAACgtagtaaaattaattgacgtCTACCAAGACCGTGCTCACACGTACATAGTCATGGAATTGCTGTCCGGGGGTGAACTACTCCGTTCAAATCGAAAAATGTCTGAGAAGGAGGCGGTAAAAGTGATGAAACAATTGGCATCAGTAGTTCAATTCATGCACTCCCGTGGTGTTGTCCATCGTGATTTGAAGCCTGAGAATTTAGTCTACGCTCACTCTGGACCGGATTCTCCAGTGAAAGTAGTGGACTTTGGCTTTGCCAGATTGAAGAGATCCTGCGAGCCCCTTCACACACCTTGCTTTACACTTCCTTACGCAGCACCTGAAGTCCTAGCCCGTCAGGGCTATGACGAGAGCTGTGATCTTTGGAGTTTAGGGGCCATCCTGTACTCCCTCTTGTCTGGAAAGCCTCCATTCAAGGTTGGGGGTCTGGATCTAGCAAGTAGGATCCGAACTGGAGAAGTTAACTTTGATGGAGATGAGTGGAGGCACATCAGTCCAGCTGGGAAAGAAATAGTGAAATCACTGCTGGCAACAGATCCACATCAGAGGCTGACAGCAGCAGCTCTCGTTCGCCACTGTTGGCTGACCGGTAGCTCAACCACACCTATTGAACCCCTCCACAGTCAGTCCACCTTTGCCATCCACGAGAGAGCCAATGCTTTCAAGCTCAAAAACGTGGATGGAGCCAAGTTGGCGCAGAGAAGAAAACTCCATAAACGATCCACTTCGTCTTCCGTCTCCTCCTCAGCTTCCACCACCTCCTCCAGTCCCTCTTCTGTTCAagtattgagaccccccagtGCCACGACTTCTATGACAACTTCAGCATCCCCAGCCCAACCCAATGCCTTTGACTTTGGGGAGGACAGGGTCAACGAGTACTTGAGCTCGTTGTCCTCGTCGTCTGATTCTAATTCACCGAGAAGTATTCTTCAAGAGAGCGAGAGGGTCAGAGAGCCCCTCGAAGCACCCAAGGccaagaggagaaaaaaagacGATATGGACGACCAAAACAGCAATAGCAAGAGTAATAGCAGTGGCAGTGGGCCTGTGACCAGATCTAGAAAGAGGAAACTCGAGCAGGCAAGTGGCTCCGACAGCTCTATTGAGTTTTCTGAGGGAAGGGAGAAGCCTGAAGAGAATCTTCATAGGAAACAGAAGACTGGAAAACGACCCAGGAGGCACGGTGGTGCTGCCAACGATTAG